In a genomic window of Pelecanus crispus isolate bPelCri1 chromosome 1, bPelCri1.pri, whole genome shotgun sequence:
- the CPT1B gene encoding LOW QUALITY PROTEIN: carnitine O-palmitoyltransferase 1, muscle isoform (The sequence of the model RefSeq protein was modified relative to this genomic sequence to represent the inferred CDS: deleted 1 base in 1 codon) — translation MAEAHQAVAFQFTVTPEGLDFHLSREAVKQLYLAGISSWKKRLVRAKNSFLTGVYPASPSSWMVVVMATAGSFYCQVDPSLGMIARIRHCLPESRLLSYESRTMVSAALFSTGVWLSAVLLFRQALKLLLSYHGWMFEPHGKMSRSTRIWVALMKVLSVRKPLLYSFQTSLPKLPVPSVEATVTRYLESVHPLMDDEKYGKMEALAKEFKEKTAPRLQKYLILKSWWTTNYVSDWWEQYVYLSSRSPLMVNSNYYAMDFLYVTPSRVQAARAGNVVHAMLLYRRKLDRGEIPPMMALGIVPMCSSQSERMFNTTRIPGKETDTLLHLVDSKHLAVYHKGRFYKVWLYYGGQLLRPPDLELQFQRILDDPSPPQPGEERLAALTAGERVPWAEARARFFSQGKNKASLDAIERAAFFLTLDEEEHGYSPGREGCMDAYAKSLLHGQCYDRWFDKSFTLVVYKNGKVGANAEHSWADAPIIGHLWEFTLATDKFQLGYTEGGHCRGDPDTRLAPPQRLQWDIPQECCAAIEGSYRLAKALADDVDFCCFQFSAFGKGLIKRCRTSPDAFVQISLQLAHFRDKGCFCLTYEASMTRLFREGRTETVRSCTAESTAFVRSMADARQSRAERQRLFKLAAEKHQHMYRMAMTGAGIDRHLFCLYVVSRYLGVQSPFLAQVLSEPWRLSTSQTPQQQLKLCDLSKHPDHVSTGGGFGPVADDGYGVSYIIAGENLINFHVSSKFSSSETDSKRFGRNIRQAMLDIAELFDKPAEKAGE, via the exons ATGGCGGAGGCTCACCAGGCCGTGGCTTTCCAGTTCACCGTCACCCCCGAGGGCTTGGACTTCCACCTCAGCCGCGAGGCCGTCAAGCAGCTCTACCTCGCCGGCATCTCCTCCTGGAAGAAGCGCTTGGTCCGCGCCAAG AACAGCTTCCTGACCGGCGTCTACCCCGCCTCCCCCTCCAGCTGGATGGTGGTCGTGATGGCCACCGCCGGCTCCTTCTACTGCCAGGTCGACCCCTCCCTGGGGATGATCGCCCGCATCCGCCACTGCCTGCCCGAGAG CCGCCTCCTGAGCTACGAGAGCCGGACGATGGTGAGTGCCGCGCTCTTCTCCACTGGCGTTTGGCTCTCCGCCGTCCTGCTCTTCCGGCAGGCGCTGAAGCTGCTCCTCTCCTACCACGGCTGGATGTTCGAGCCCCACGGCAAGATGAGCCGCAGCACCAGGATCTGGGTG GCGCTGATGAAGGTGCTGTCTGTCCGCAAGCCGCTGCTCTACAGCTTCCAGACCTCTCTGCCCAAGCTCCCCGTGCCCTCCGTGGAGGCCACCGTCACCCGG TACCTGGAGTCGGTGCACCCGCTCATGGATGATGAGAAGTACGGCAAGATGGAGGCTCTGGCCAAGGAGTTCAAGGAGAAGACGGCGCCGCGGCTGCAGAAGTACCTGATCCTCAAGTCCTGGTGGACAACCAACTAC GTCAGCGACTGGTGGGAGCAGTACGTCTACCTGAGCAGCCGCAGCCCGCTCATGGTCAACAGCAACTACTACGCCATG GATTTCCTCTACGTGACCCCCAGCCGCGTCCAGGCCGCCCGG GCGGGTAACGTGGTGCACGCCATGCTGCTGTACCGCCGCAAGCTGGACCGCGGGGAGATCCCCCCC ATGATGGCGCTGGGCATCGTGCCCATGTGCTCCTCCCAGTCGGAGCGGATGTTCAACACCACCCGCATCCCCGGCAAGGAGACCG ACACACTGCTGCACCTGGTTGACAGCAAGCACTTGGCCGTCTACCACAAAGGCCGCTTCTACAAGGTCTGGCTCTACTACGGGGGGCAGCTGCTGCGGCCCCCCGACCTGGAGCTGCAGTTCCAGCGCATCCTGGACGACCCCtcgcccccccagcccggcgaGGAGCGGCTGGCGGCGCTCACCGCTGGCGAGAG GGTGCCCTGGGCCGAGGCTCGGGCCCGCTTCTTCAGCCAGGGGAAGAACAAGGCGTCGCTGGACGCCATCGAGCGGGCGGCCTTCTTCCTGACGCTGGATGAGGAGGAGCACGGCTACAGCCCGGGCCGGGAGGGCTGCATGGACGCCTACGCCAAGTCCCTGCTGCACGGGCAGTGCTACGACCG cTGGTTCGACAAGTCCTTCACGCTGGTGGTCTACAAGAACGGGAAGGTGGGGGCCAACGCCGAGCACTCCTGGGCTGACGCGCCCATCATCGGGCACCTCTGGGAG ttcaCGCTGGCGACCGACAAATTCCAGCTGGGCTACACGGAGGGGGGGCACTGCCGAGGGGACCCCGACACCCGGCTggcccccccccagcgcctGCAGTGGGACATCCCCCAGGAG TGCTGCGCCGCCATCGAGGGCTCGTACCGCCTGGCCAAGGCGCTGGCCGACGACGTCGACTTCTGCTGCTTCCAGTTCTCCGCCTTCGGCAAGGGGCTGATCAAGCGGTGCCGCACCAGCCCCGACGCCTTCGTCCAGATCTCCCTGCAGCTCGCCCACTTCCGC GACAAGGGCTGCTTCTGCCTCACCTACGAGGCCTCCATGACGCGGCTCTTCCGCGAGGGCCGGACGGAAACCGTCAGGTCCTGCACCGCCGAGTCCACCGCCTTCGTGCGCAGCATGGCGGACGCCCGGCAGAGC CGAGCCGAGCGCCAGCGGCTCTTCAAGCTGGCGGCCGAGAAGCACCAGCACATGTACCGCATGGCCATGACCGGCGCCGGCATCGACCGCCACCTCTTCTGCCTCTACGTCGTGTCCCGCTACCTGGGCGTGCAGTCCCCTTTCCTGGCCCAG GTGCTGTCGGAGCCCTGGCGCCTTTCCACCAGCCAGAcgccgcagcagcagctgaagctgtGCGACCTCAGCAAGCACCCGGACCACGTCTCCACTGGCGGCGGCTTCGGCCCC GTGGCGGACGACGGCTACGGCGTCTCCTACATCATCGCCGGTGAGAACCTCATCAACTTCCACGTCTCCAGCAAGTTCTCCAGCTCCGAGACG GACTCGAAGCGCTTTGGGAGAAACATCCGGCAGGCCATGCTGGACATCGCCGAGCTGTTCGACAAGCCGGCCGAGAAGGCGGGGGAGTGA